From the genome of Nitrospinota bacterium, one region includes:
- a CDS encoding FKBP-type peptidyl-prolyl cis-trans isomerase — MGRQVKDGDKVEILYIGKLENGEVFDSTDGREPFGFVAGSHEVIPGMSKAVLGMGEGEKKEIHISPEEGYGEYREELLGKVPTDYLPENVKLGDPLADADHENQVYWVKELNDDHAILDGNHPLAGKTLVFDIEIVSIS, encoded by the coding sequence ATGGGCAGGCAGGTAAAAGATGGCGACAAGGTGGAAATTCTTTACATCGGGAAGCTGGAGAATGGAGAAGTCTTCGATTCGACGGATGGAAGAGAACCTTTTGGATTTGTCGCTGGCAGCCATGAAGTGATCCCTGGCATGAGTAAAGCTGTTCTTGGCATGGGAGAAGGGGAAAAAAAGGAGATTCATATCTCACCAGAGGAAGGATACGGCGAATACAGGGAAGAGCTTTTGGGAAAAGTGCCGACAGACTACCTTCCTGAGAACGTGAAATTGGGTGATCCGCTCGCTGATGCCGACCATGAGAATCAGGTTTATTGGGTAAAAGAGCTGAATGACGACCATGCGATTCTGGACGGGAACCATCCGCTGGCGGGGAAAACGCTCGTTTTTGACATCGAGATAGTCTCGATTTCCTAG
- a CDS encoding RNA-binding protein — translation MNNKLYVGNLPFTTNEEALKNLFAEFGEVQSVKIITDAYNGRSKGFGFVEMGNEDQAEKALESLNGKDFSGRPLRIDKAKPKENTRGGGRGPGGGRGPGGNRQ, via the coding sequence ATGAACAACAAGCTTTATGTCGGAAACCTTCCTTTTACAACAAACGAAGAGGCGCTGAAAAACCTTTTCGCTGAATTTGGAGAGGTTCAATCCGTTAAAATAATAACTGACGCCTATAACGGGCGGTCAAAAGGCTTTGGTTTTGTAGAAATGGGGAATGAGGACCAGGCCGAAAAGGCCCTTGAAAGCCTCAATGGGAAAGATTTTTCTGGAAGACCTTTACGGATTGACAAGGCAAAGCCGAAGGAGAATACGCGCGGTGGTGGCAGAGGTCCCGGAGGCGGGAGAGGTCCCGGTGGAAACCGTCAGTAA
- a CDS encoding cytochrome c family protein, protein MKFRKIALYLFLFAITAFLYHRLTMELRFFNVTPEFELPQQVTIPYGLDSISARSCGTCHSEVYEEWKKSIHSQAWTDPYFQVDFIFDGSQQICLNCHTPLVDQQENLVTGFKDAAKFEPILEPNPNFDKALKDEGVTCAVCHVKDGVILGRYGIENDAHPVKADPAFSDGNSVCRKCHQVFTNRWDTFLKMPLCGTFFEVEASGKPVDCQQCHMEKVERALIPGGPVRLGGKHLWLGGHDQANVAKAISGKIEETSTEETIKDGKREYTLFLTNTGAHHRLPTGTPDRHLEITFRLLDKTGKPLKEIKHILQRVILWRPFMVDLWDTRIPFNETAKYSFKFESDITPEPAVVEATVRYGLLRESRRLRIGYENSEPITYPILNLRSEVGGR, encoded by the coding sequence ATGAAATTCAGGAAGATTGCGCTGTATCTGTTTTTATTTGCAATCACAGCTTTCCTCTACCATCGACTGACGATGGAACTCCGCTTTTTCAACGTCACGCCGGAATTTGAGCTTCCTCAGCAAGTCACGATACCATACGGCCTTGATTCGATAAGCGCCAGGAGTTGCGGAACGTGCCATTCTGAAGTTTACGAAGAGTGGAAAAAATCCATCCATTCCCAGGCGTGGACGGACCCCTATTTTCAGGTCGATTTCATATTCGACGGCTCCCAGCAGATATGCCTTAACTGCCATACCCCGCTTGTGGACCAGCAGGAAAATCTCGTAACCGGATTCAAGGATGCGGCAAAGTTCGAGCCTATACTTGAACCGAACCCGAATTTCGATAAGGCGCTGAAGGACGAGGGTGTTACATGCGCCGTCTGCCACGTCAAGGATGGCGTTATCCTTGGGAGGTACGGTATCGAAAACGATGCTCACCCGGTTAAAGCCGATCCCGCTTTCAGCGATGGGAACAGTGTCTGCCGCAAGTGCCACCAGGTATTCACGAATAGATGGGACACATTCCTGAAGATGCCGTTATGCGGCACCTTCTTTGAGGTTGAGGCAAGCGGAAAACCTGTCGATTGCCAGCAGTGCCATATGGAAAAAGTAGAAAGAGCTCTCATCCCAGGCGGCCCTGTTCGTTTGGGTGGAAAACACCTTTGGCTCGGAGGACACGACCAGGCAAATGTAGCCAAGGCAATTTCAGGAAAAATTGAAGAGACCTCAACGGAAGAGACAATTAAAGACGGAAAGAGGGAGTACACTCTCTTCCTTACCAATACAGGCGCGCATCACCGCCTCCCTACAGGTACGCCGGACCGCCACCTTGAGATAACATTCAGACTTCTGGATAAAACGGGAAAACCGCTAAAGGAGATCAAACATATTCTTCAAAGAGTAATCCTCTGGAGACCTTTCATGGTCGACCTCTGGGATACGAGAATACCTTTCAACGAAACGGCAAAATACAGTTTCAAGTTTGAGAGCGATATCACCCCTGAGCCGGCAGTAGTGGAGGCAACCGTGAGATACGGCCTATTGCGTGAAAGCAGACGGCTTAGAATAGGTTACGAGAACAGCGAGCCGATTACATATCCGATCCTGAATCTGAGATCGGAAGTCGGGGGCCGGTAA
- a CDS encoding 2-oxoacid:acceptor oxidoreductase subunit alpha, with product MSDLIIRIGGEGGEGVISAGDMIAQAAARSGLEVLTFKTFPAEIRGGYAMYQTRFSSEPIKSEGSGFSVFCAFNQEALDNNRKFLEPGTVLVYDYPGGDIKEEVKIDGVISYNVPMSQIAKKDLEMYRAKNMVALGALSQLFEMPFESVRDTIHSKFGKKGEKVVGINLQAIEAGANYVKENHKKTDDFRMAKTNKSPDDVIIISGNEAAGLGAVIAGCNFLSCYPITPATEIAIWMSRYLPKLDGTLVQAEDEIASLANVLGAAYAGAKAMTNTSGPGLSLMQELLGYASMAEIPCVIVDVQRGGPATGLPTKHEQSDLFMAAHGGHGDAPRIVLSPENVQDIVDIMVLAFNLSEKYQIPVLVLSDGSLGFRTESIKRPDPKSYKIINRERYKPNGKADFKRYQLTDSGISPMSHPGDVGGTYISTGLEHFETSAPSFAPEVHTSMSDKRFKKLDNIEADIPAPEVQGSGKADVGLISWGSTLGTVREATDMAIAEGLKVKALHSKLVWPVPVKAIAEFAKDCKKILIPEINKQGQLAEIIRSKTNLEPIKYNVYGGLPLTPKQVLAKIKEVI from the coding sequence ATGAGTGATTTGATAATAAGGATCGGTGGTGAAGGTGGCGAAGGGGTCATCAGTGCCGGAGATATGATAGCCCAGGCAGCCGCCAGGTCGGGGCTTGAGGTCTTGACATTCAAGACGTTCCCGGCGGAAATACGCGGCGGTTACGCCATGTATCAGACAAGGTTCTCATCAGAGCCGATAAAATCAGAGGGTTCCGGTTTCAGCGTATTTTGCGCGTTCAACCAGGAGGCCCTCGATAACAACAGGAAGTTCCTCGAACCCGGCACAGTGCTCGTTTACGACTACCCGGGCGGCGATATCAAGGAAGAAGTAAAGATAGACGGCGTCATAAGCTACAACGTCCCTATGTCCCAGATTGCGAAGAAGGATCTCGAGATGTACCGCGCCAAAAACATGGTTGCTCTGGGCGCTCTCTCTCAGCTGTTCGAAATGCCTTTTGAATCGGTAAGGGATACCATTCACAGCAAGTTCGGGAAGAAGGGTGAAAAAGTTGTAGGGATAAACCTTCAGGCGATCGAAGCAGGCGCAAACTACGTTAAGGAAAATCATAAAAAAACGGACGATTTCCGTATGGCAAAAACGAATAAATCGCCAGATGATGTCATCATCATTTCGGGTAACGAGGCCGCGGGTCTTGGAGCAGTTATCGCCGGATGCAACTTTCTAAGCTGTTACCCGATAACTCCCGCTACCGAGATTGCGATCTGGATGTCGCGTTATCTCCCGAAGCTCGATGGCACGCTAGTTCAGGCGGAAGATGAAATAGCATCGCTTGCCAACGTCCTTGGTGCCGCCTATGCGGGCGCAAAAGCAATGACAAACACATCCGGCCCAGGCCTTTCGCTAATGCAGGAACTTCTCGGATATGCCTCCATGGCTGAAATACCTTGCGTCATTGTTGACGTCCAAAGGGGTGGTCCGGCAACAGGCTTGCCTACGAAACATGAACAGTCCGACCTCTTCATGGCAGCCCACGGCGGTCACGGCGACGCGCCGAGGATAGTCCTTTCTCCGGAGAACGTCCAGGACATCGTCGATATCATGGTCCTCGCGTTCAACCTTTCTGAAAAGTACCAGATTCCAGTTTTGGTTCTTTCCGACGGTTCGCTTGGGTTCAGGACCGAGTCAATAAAGAGGCCTGATCCCAAGAGCTATAAGATAATTAACCGCGAAAGGTACAAGCCGAACGGAAAGGCTGACTTCAAGAGATATCAGTTGACCGATTCAGGCATTTCGCCGATGTCGCATCCTGGTGACGTGGGAGGAACCTATATCTCCACGGGACTTGAGCATTTCGAGACATCCGCCCCGAGTTTTGCACCGGAAGTTCACACCTCCATGAGCGATAAGCGGTTTAAAAAACTCGATAACATTGAAGCCGATATCCCGGCACCGGAAGTGCAAGGGAGCGGAAAGGCAGACGTCGGCCTGATTAGCTGGGGTTCGACCCTCGGAACGGTCCGCGAAGCTACCGATATGGCGATTGCTGAAGGGCTGAAAGTGAAAGCTCTCCATTCCAAGCTGGTATGGCCCGTGCCGGTGAAAGCAATTGCCGAATTTGCGAAAGACTGCAAGAAGATACTTATCCCTGAGATAAACAAGCAGGGTCAGCTTGCCGAAATAATACGCTCCAAGACGAACCTTGAACCTATTAAGTACAATGTTTACGGCGGCCTGCCTCTCACTCCGAAGCAGGTACTTGCAAAAATAAAGGAGGTAATCTGA
- the ndk gene encoding nucleoside-diphosphate kinase, which translates to MEKTLALIKPDALERGKQGKIIDRIIENGFRIVAMKQLNLSVAKAKEFYKEHDGRPFYDSLCGYMSSGPIIALALEKENAILGWRDLMGATNPKDAKEGTIRKDFAVDIERNSVHGSDSEKSSHREVPFFFSGLER; encoded by the coding sequence ATTGAAAAGACTTTAGCACTGATAAAACCTGACGCCCTTGAACGGGGCAAGCAGGGGAAGATAATCGACCGAATAATTGAGAACGGTTTTCGCATCGTCGCAATGAAACAGCTGAACCTTTCGGTTGCAAAAGCGAAAGAATTCTACAAAGAGCACGATGGAAGGCCTTTCTACGACTCGCTCTGCGGATACATGTCCTCAGGCCCGATAATCGCCCTTGCCCTCGAAAAGGAGAACGCGATACTCGGTTGGCGCGACCTGATGGGGGCTACGAATCCGAAGGACGCAAAGGAAGGTACCATAAGAAAGGATTTCGCAGTCGATATCGAAAGGAATTCCGTGCATGGCTCCGACTCCGAAAAGTCGTCGCACAGGGAAGTTCCGTTCTTCTTCAGCGGACTCGAAAGATAA
- a CDS encoding 2-oxoacid:ferredoxin oxidoreductase subunit beta gives MTTATVPLKAKDYKNDIRVVWCPGCGDYGVLSAVQKAYAELQLSIENTVAVSGIGCSSRLPYFLKTYGFHSLHGRALPVATGIKLGNPNLEVIAFGGDGDGFSIGGGHVPHVVRKNTDITYILMDNHIYGLTKGQVSPTSDSGFVSVTTPYGSPDTSSVNPLSYVLTYGATFVGQAFSGNPKQMAELIKQAIEHKGFSFVNIISPCLTFNKVDTFDYYKERVIELPADHKSDDLVQALDKAINPPLGQFYTGLFYKAKKPTLVENLQALNKKVGGNKNYDLNIIMDEYKP, from the coding sequence ATGACTACCGCTACAGTTCCATTGAAGGCAAAAGATTATAAAAACGACATAAGGGTCGTATGGTGTCCCGGTTGCGGAGACTACGGCGTACTGAGCGCAGTGCAGAAAGCATATGCAGAACTGCAACTCTCTATAGAGAACACAGTTGCGGTTTCGGGCATCGGGTGTTCAAGTCGTCTTCCGTACTTCCTGAAGACCTACGGTTTTCATTCACTCCACGGAAGGGCATTGCCGGTCGCAACCGGCATCAAGCTCGGAAACCCGAACCTTGAAGTTATCGCGTTCGGCGGCGACGGCGACGGATTTTCCATCGGCGGCGGGCACGTTCCACACGTCGTGAGGAAAAATACTGACATAACCTACATACTGATGGATAACCACATTTACGGGCTTACCAAGGGACAGGTTTCCCCAACATCCGATTCAGGATTTGTATCGGTGACAACCCCTTATGGCTCGCCCGATACGAGCTCGGTCAACCCGCTTTCGTACGTTCTGACCTACGGCGCGACATTCGTGGGACAGGCGTTCTCCGGAAACCCGAAGCAGATGGCAGAACTTATAAAACAGGCCATCGAACACAAGGGTTTCTCCTTCGTGAATATCATCTCCCCCTGCCTGACGTTCAATAAGGTAGACACATTCGATTACTACAAGGAGAGGGTAATCGAGTTGCCGGCAGACCATAAGTCGGACGACCTGGTGCAGGCGCTTGACAAGGCGATCAATCCACCGTTAGGACAGTTCTATACAGGGCTCTTTTATAAGGCGAAAAAACCGACACTGGTCGAGAATCTTCAGGCACTTAACAAAAAGGTTGGAGGCAACAAGAACTACGACCTGAACATTATTATGGATGAGTACAAACCGTGA